The Plasmodium brasilianum strain Bolivian I chromosome 14, whole genome shotgun sequence genome contains a region encoding:
- a CDS encoding hypothetical protein (conserved Plasmodium protein), translated as MSETSTCPINDFFDIDEENDLDELKKEDTQIYRGTFLSYIYRQFEFCCTTFFDELEKKNKKKNITLKKNFFEDYDKSKNDTCQYRVFDKILKKNGDLIKEVPLDSKYFSPHADWCECAHEIDIELNMEEVRFCIFNFFLKMYRSETRDKDLLLSIILECLYCRKDFKKEIQCQKAKLKFLKEIKSIEINNFKESLNELITIIENTNFVQINRYKSSEKFYFKLYIIINIKYPYGIYLYNCDEAYDIVLIDCNTDNNNKPKIMSFFSLRKFVSFLNSIHSIHFTDENTHDSFPIVVYESRECYALSNNNLFLKSSACKKKKKKFQKSNILNDQKEHEDKDEDEDEEDTDMQNEQGVDKCDKYSNFQQEIR; from the exons atgtccGAAACATCAACTTGCCCAATTAACGATTTCTTTGATATAGATGAAGAAAACGACTTGGATGAACTAAAAAAGGAAGATACTCAAATATATAGAGGAacttttttatcttatatttATAGGCAGTTCGAATTTTGTTGTACAACATTTTTCGATGAgttagaaaagaaaaataaaaaaaaaaatattacattaaagaaaaatttttttgaagatTACgataaaagcaaaaatgaCACTTGTCAGTATCGTGTCTTTGataaaatacttaaaaaaaatggagacTTGATTAAAGAAGTACCGTTAGATTCGAAATATTTTAGCCCTCAT GCAGACTGGTGTGAATGCGCGCACGAAATAGATATAGAGTTAAATATGGAAGAAGTACggttttgtatttttaacttttttttgaaaatgtaCAGGTCTGAAACGAGAGACAAAGACCTACTATTATCTATTATTTTAGAATGTTTATACTGTAGGaaagattttaaaaaagaaatccAATGTCAAAAAgctaaattaaaatttttaaaagaaattaaaagtataGAAATTAACAACTTTAAAGAGTCcttaaatgaattaattacTATAATTGAAAATACCAATTTTGTACAAATTAATAGATATAAAAGTAGtgaaaagttttattttaaattatatattatcataaatataaaatacccATATGgaatttacttatataattGTGATGAAGCATATGATATAGTTCTTATTGATTGTAATActgataataataacaagCCCAAAATTATGAGCTTCTTTTCATTGAGAAAGTTTGTATCCTTTCTCAATAGTATACATTCTATTCATTTTACTGATGAAAATACCCATGATTCATTCCCCATCGTCGTTTATGAGTCCAGGGAGTGCTATGCtttatcaaataataatttatttcttaaatcTAGCgcgtgcaaaaaaaaaaagaagaaatttcaaaaaagtaacattttaaatgatCAAAAAGAACATGAGGATAAAGATGAAGatgaagatgaagaagataCAGATATGCAAAATGAACAAGGTGTAGATAAATGTGATAAATATAGCAACTTTCAACAAGAAATAAGATAA